A stretch of the Parabacteroides timonensis genome encodes the following:
- a CDS encoding RagB/SusD family nutrient uptake outer membrane protein: protein MRNLLCLFACGLLFTGCGKEPLNQVPVDNLSPDTYYQSENDYQMAVDGIYAKHAEFVSFVNELDAAYLGVNDKTEYLSVKEKTYTGNNPLIERLWDDAYACLNETHSLLDKIYASPILTNAFKEKSAGQLLTVRGHIYLQLALWYGKAPLVLKIWDQNTDGHIIPESNRNKILNEVIADFETALLYYAHSDMKREQIQQYLIQVYSLQGNFSRVASVLKNENISSNAFYTALNSWLTGEVKGKVMETYKSTYSTSHNYAGKLLLNTMEYDQTYFGWPDNHLSIFPIPSHEVSVNPGVTQNPGY, encoded by the coding sequence ATGAGAAATCTTCTCTGCTTATTCGCCTGCGGACTGTTGTTTACCGGCTGTGGGAAAGAACCATTAAATCAAGTACCGGTTGATAATCTTAGCCCTGACACTTACTATCAGTCGGAAAACGACTATCAAATGGCAGTCGATGGCATTTACGCAAAACATGCGGAATTTGTCAGTTTCGTGAATGAACTGGATGCAGCTTATCTAGGAGTAAATGATAAGACGGAATATCTGTCGGTTAAAGAAAAAACATATACCGGAAATAATCCATTAATCGAGCGGTTATGGGATGACGCATATGCCTGTTTAAATGAAACGCATTCTCTGTTAGATAAGATTTATGCCAGCCCGATCCTTACAAATGCTTTTAAAGAAAAGAGCGCCGGACAATTATTAACGGTAAGAGGGCATATCTATTTACAATTAGCACTTTGGTATGGAAAAGCTCCGCTGGTTTTGAAGATATGGGATCAGAATACAGATGGTCATATTATCCCTGAAAGCAACAGGAATAAAATCCTGAACGAAGTCATTGCCGATTTTGAAACAGCCCTGTTATATTACGCACATTCGGATATGAAACGGGAGCAAATTCAGCAATATCTTATCCAGGTTTATTCCTTGCAAGGAAATTTTTCGAGAGTCGCTTCGGTTCTGAAGAACGAAAACATTTCCAGCAATGCGTTCTATACAGCGCTGAACAGTTGGCTGACCGGAGAAGTGAAAGGAAAGGTGATGGAGACTTACAAATCCACCTATTCCACAAGCCACAACTATGCCGGGAAATTATTGTTGAATACCATGGAATATGACCAAACTTATTTCGGCTGGCCTGACAACCATTTGAGTATTTTCCCAATCCCTTCACATGAAGTATCAGTAAATCCGGGAGTGACACAGAACCCCGGCTATTAA
- a CDS encoding mechanosensitive ion channel family protein, producing MILLDVLASNPRLEGFINSLIEQGSHLGWTIIKAVIVFIVGRFIIRMINKLVRRILTKRDFDPSVKTFVGSLVNVTLMVLLIISVVGALGVQTTSFAALLASAGVAIGMALSGNLSNFAGGLIILLFKPYKVGDYIESQGVGGTVREIQIFHTILLTADNKNIFIPNGALSSGVVTNIGNEPTRRVEWTFGVDYGSDFNHVKSVIESVLAKDARIMNEPAPFIALSALAGSSVNIVVRTWVKSTDYWGVYFDTNKAIYETFNAEGIGFPFPQLTVHQAKD from the coding sequence ATGATATTATTAGATGTGTTGGCGTCCAATCCGAGATTGGAAGGTTTTATTAATTCCCTGATAGAGCAGGGCAGTCATTTAGGGTGGACAATAATCAAAGCTGTAATCGTATTTATTGTAGGGCGGTTTATTATCCGGATGATAAACAAACTCGTTCGTCGTATTCTAACCAAGCGTGACTTCGATCCGTCGGTGAAGACCTTTGTCGGAAGTCTTGTCAATGTCACCTTGATGGTGTTATTGATCATCTCGGTCGTTGGTGCACTGGGGGTACAGACAACATCGTTCGCTGCGCTGCTGGCTTCTGCCGGTGTTGCCATCGGTATGGCTTTGAGCGGAAACCTGTCGAACTTTGCAGGCGGACTGATCATATTACTATTCAAGCCTTATAAGGTAGGCGATTATATCGAGTCGCAAGGTGTGGGAGGTACGGTAAGGGAAATTCAGATTTTCCATACGATCCTGCTCACGGCAGACAATAAAAATATTTTTATCCCTAACGGTGCGCTGAGCAGCGGTGTCGTTACCAACATCGGTAATGAACCGACCCGTCGTGTAGAGTGGACTTTCGGAGTCGATTACGGCAGCGATTTTAATCATGTTAAAAGTGTGATCGAGTCTGTATTGGCAAAGGATGCACGTATAATGAATGAACCGGCTCCCTTCATCGCTTTGAGTGCGCTGGCCGGCAGTAGCGTGAATATCGTAGTGCGTACCTGGGTGAAAAGTACCGATTACTGGGGCGTTTATTTTGATACCAATAAGGCTATTTATGAAACATTTAATGCGGAAGGTATCGGTTTCCCGTTCCCACAACTTACCGTACATCAGGCAAAAGACTAA
- a CDS encoding Ig-like domain-containing protein codes for MKHSIYILIAFATILFYSCQKDDPIVTAISLDKSEIEIYVGETYQFEVSHISSDAPTPKYKWEVADYIDYRPAGVAKVTDSGLLTALKEGETEVKVSTTEVGDANGQPFVATCRVKVKPVAAAGIKLNKNTLTLKSGETEQLSYTISPENTTYKDVEWKSSDEKVATVSPLGVVKATGIGEAVITVNAKKDQAVKAVCNVKVKPTQLEKIELNQYELIGDPGTNKQLTVIFYPENATNKNLIWKSSNEKVAVVNEYGLVTLKSTGSCEISATSEEGGFTAICLVTVNKVEVSTIMFLDGLTEISTGESKKLRYSVLPSGAVEEGLIWTSSDESIATVENGVVTGHAPGSVTIRVRNEKGSFSETTRVHIISSIQKNIEVSIELKPKPGYGPYAATDFICWVNNKNSEEVYLDHVDFYTTTGGRLAQFWWNFPIPGGTEKGVQETLPYVPSWTNADIHISYNGESYVFTVDVVFPEN; via the coding sequence ATGAAACATTCTATTTATATTCTAATTGCATTTGCAACAATTCTTTTCTATTCTTGTCAAAAAGACGATCCTATCGTAACAGCCATCAGCCTGGATAAATCGGAGATTGAAATTTATGTGGGCGAAACCTACCAGTTTGAAGTATCACATATTTCTTCGGATGCTCCGACTCCGAAATATAAATGGGAAGTTGCCGACTATATCGATTACCGCCCGGCAGGTGTAGCCAAAGTTACGGATAGCGGATTACTGACCGCTTTGAAGGAAGGCGAAACCGAAGTCAAAGTATCAACTACCGAGGTAGGCGATGCCAACGGTCAGCCTTTCGTTGCAACCTGTCGTGTAAAAGTTAAACCGGTTGCAGCCGCTGGTATAAAATTGAATAAAAACACGCTGACTTTGAAATCCGGTGAAACGGAACAACTATCCTATACGATCTCTCCGGAAAATACTACCTATAAGGATGTAGAATGGAAATCGTCGGATGAAAAAGTGGCAACGGTTTCGCCGTTGGGAGTGGTGAAAGCAACAGGAATTGGAGAGGCCGTTATTACAGTAAATGCCAAGAAAGACCAGGCAGTAAAGGCTGTTTGTAATGTAAAGGTGAAACCGACTCAACTGGAGAAAATAGAGTTGAATCAATATGAACTGATTGGAGATCCGGGTACTAATAAACAACTTACAGTTATTTTCTACCCTGAAAATGCAACAAATAAAAATCTGATATGGAAAAGTAGCAATGAAAAAGTAGCTGTGGTAAATGAATATGGTTTAGTGACTTTAAAATCTACAGGTAGTTGCGAAATTTCAGCAACATCCGAAGAAGGAGGATTTACGGCTATTTGTCTGGTAACAGTGAATAAGGTTGAAGTATCAACTATTATGTTTTTAGATGGTTTGACGGAGATCAGCACAGGAGAAAGTAAGAAGTTAAGATATTCAGTCTTGCCTTCAGGAGCCGTAGAGGAAGGTTTGATTTGGACAAGCTCGGACGAAAGCATCGCAACAGTAGAAAATGGCGTTGTAACCGGACATGCTCCAGGATCTGTCACCATTCGTGTCCGGAATGAAAAAGGTTCTTTTTCGGAAACGACGCGTGTACACATCATATCTTCCATACAAAAGAATATAGAGGTTTCTATTGAATTGAAGCCAAAGCCAGGTTATGGTCCCTATGCAGCAACTGATTTTATTTGTTGGGTAAATAATAAAAATTCAGAAGAGGTATATTTGGACCATGTTGACTTTTATACCACCACGGGAGGACGATTGGCTCAATTTTGGTGGAATTTCCCGATTCCGGGAGGAACGGAGAAGGGGGTACAGGAGACCCTGCCATATGTTCCCTCTTGGACGAATGCTGATATACATATCTCTTACAACGGAGAAAGTTATGTATTTACGGTAGATGTCGTATTTCCAGAAAATTGA
- a CDS encoding tetratricopeptide repeat protein, with product MRLLPIFIVFLLMAASSYAQSYEELIEKSYDFLDKKDLVSAEESLRSAMRKEPGNPMNYALLTNLGSIQRRQGKLEDALLSYTAALSGRPNNPTILENRASLYSEMGETEKALNDYNALLIEEPTNEEALYCRGLIYIQKKNYIWAEQDFDKILEINEKSVRARLGHAILEKMRGNYDESEKIFNYLISQMPRDWLLYEGRADVYFMMGKNARAMADISKIFAESTPGASLYVLRGKVKLAQYEKESAANDFQKALEMGYDPAVIEELMKMTK from the coding sequence ATGAGACTACTTCCGATATTCATTGTCTTCCTATTGATGGCAGCAAGCAGTTACGCTCAATCTTACGAAGAGTTGATTGAAAAGAGTTACGATTTCCTCGACAAGAAAGATCTGGTATCTGCCGAAGAAAGTCTGCGCTCGGCCATGCGCAAAGAGCCTGGTAACCCGATGAACTACGCGTTACTGACCAACCTGGGAAGTATACAACGCCGACAGGGCAAACTGGAAGATGCTCTGCTTTCCTATACGGCAGCACTCAGCGGACGCCCCAATAACCCGACAATCCTCGAAAACCGTGCTTCGTTATACTCCGAAATGGGTGAAACGGAAAAGGCTTTGAACGATTACAACGCCCTCCTCATCGAAGAACCGACAAACGAAGAGGCTCTTTATTGCCGGGGATTGATCTATATACAAAAAAAGAATTATATCTGGGCTGAACAGGATTTCGACAAAATATTGGAGATCAACGAAAAGTCGGTACGTGCCCGCCTGGGACATGCCATCCTGGAAAAGATGCGTGGCAACTACGACGAGAGCGAAAAGATTTTCAATTACCTGATTAGCCAGATGCCTCGCGACTGGCTTCTGTATGAAGGACGGGCCGATGTCTACTTCATGATGGGAAAGAATGCGCGGGCCATGGCCGATATCAGCAAAATTTTTGCTGAAAGCACACCCGGTGCTTCCTTATATGTATTAAGAGGCAAAGTCAAACTGGCCCAATACGAAAAGGAGTCTGCCGCCAATGACTTTCAAAAAGCACTCGAAATGGGTTACGACCCGGCAGTCATCGAGGAGTTGATGAAGATGACGAAATAA